A single Planktothrix serta PCC 8927 DNA region contains:
- a CDS encoding histone deacetylase family protein produces the protein MARLFTSLYPQAFLTSKPMQEIAFEKFSLAYYNQVRHTLAQSLRDYPVLSLRKAQVADYLRVHTYHYLRKLALKALDQPLDEISLSLPELSIECRGLEYALPGYLYGLGGMLEAIDQMKRGIVERAYCFSMVGHHAHQDWGHGYCLLNPLAAATRYAQLQGFAKILIIDWDIHHGDGTQDIFSHDPSVYCISIHSAVDLYMAKASDLKAGTTDAAQVVGHCNIPIITESFPIEVLQEEGITGTFYYGYESIDVFQKALEKMPWQPNLIAIFSGYDSHQEDCGASTTGWTNNDFCKLTQITLDFAKKHECPVLSCHGGGYNLPVTVSAALSHIKTLAT, from the coding sequence ATGGCACGGCTTTTTACATCCCTATACCCTCAAGCATTTTTAACTTCCAAGCCAATGCAGGAAATCGCTTTTGAAAAGTTTTCTCTTGCTTACTACAATCAAGTTCGACATACCCTAGCACAATCCCTTCGAGACTATCCAGTTTTATCCTTGCGGAAAGCACAAGTTGCTGATTATCTCAGAGTTCATACCTATCACTATCTCCGAAAGTTAGCTCTCAAAGCACTTGATCAACCCTTGGACGAGATCAGTCTATCTTTACCGGAGTTAAGTATTGAGTGTCGAGGATTGGAATACGCGCTACCCGGTTATCTTTATGGCTTGGGCGGAATGTTAGAAGCCATTGACCAAATGAAACGAGGAATTGTTGAGCGTGCATACTGTTTTAGTATGGTTGGTCATCATGCTCATCAAGATTGGGGACATGGTTATTGTCTTCTCAATCCTCTGGCTGCTGCGACTCGATACGCTCAACTTCAGGGATTTGCCAAAATACTAATTATTGATTGGGATATTCATCATGGAGATGGAACTCAGGACATTTTTAGTCATGATCCCAGTGTTTATTGTATTAGTATTCACAGTGCTGTCGATCTTTATATGGCGAAAGCTTCCGACTTAAAAGCAGGAACAACAGATGCGGCTCAAGTAGTTGGACACTGTAATATTCCGATTATTACTGAATCTTTTCCGATTGAAGTTTTACAAGAAGAAGGGATTACAGGAACCTTTTATTATGGTTATGAAAGCATTGATGTGTTTCAAAAAGCGTTGGAAAAAATGCCTTGGCAACCGAATCTAATTGCTATTTTTTCAGGTTATGATTCCCATCAAGAGGATTGTGGTGCCAGCACGACAGGTTGGACAAATAATGACTTCTGTAAACTCACTCAAATCACGCTAGATTTTGCGAAGAAACATGAATGTCCAGTCCTTTCCTGTCATGGGGGTGGCTATAATCTACCCGTCACCGTTTCAGCAGCACTTTCTCATATCAAAACTTTAGCAACTTAA
- the arsS gene encoding arsenosugar biosynthesis radical SAM (seleno)protein ArsS (Some members of this family are selenoproteins.) — MIPTTLTPFAQKLGFPLTKQPITILQINLGKRCNLACNHCHVEAGPKRSEELNLDISLQLIELINRFPQIQTIDLTGGAPEMNYGFKPLVEAARTTEKQVIVRSNLTIYFVPGYEDIPEYCANHQLRIVASLPCYLENNVDQMRGKGVYQDSIQAIQWLNLLGYGRTPELILDLVYNPALPTAEKFTLPSEQSKLERAYKQYLKQQFDIDFNQLLTITNLPIGRTKSYLQQKKLENSYLEFLEFNYNPETVSHLMCRNQLSIDYQGYIYDCDFNQMENIPARNSSGKPLIVSDLLEAKDLDLIETVQTASYCYGCTAGCGSSCGGALI, encoded by the coding sequence ATGATTCCAACAACGCTGACACCGTTTGCTCAAAAACTTGGTTTTCCCCTCACGAAACAACCGATTACAATCTTACAAATTAATTTAGGAAAACGGTGTAACCTTGCTTGTAACCATTGTCATGTAGAAGCAGGGCCAAAACGGAGTGAAGAACTGAATTTAGATATTAGTTTACAACTGATTGAATTAATTAACCGCTTTCCCCAAATTCAAACCATCGATTTAACCGGAGGAGCGCCGGAAATGAATTATGGATTTAAACCTTTAGTGGAAGCAGCGAGAACAACCGAAAAACAAGTAATTGTTCGGTCTAATTTAACAATTTATTTTGTTCCCGGTTATGAGGATATTCCCGAATATTGTGCTAATCATCAATTAAGAATTGTTGCTTCTTTGCCTTGCTATTTAGAAAATAATGTTGATCAAATGCGAGGGAAAGGAGTCTATCAGGATTCTATTCAAGCTATTCAATGGTTAAACCTTTTGGGATATGGTCGCACACCAGAATTAATTTTAGATTTAGTCTATAATCCTGCCTTACCGACCGCCGAAAAATTTACCCTTCCTTCAGAACAGTCTAAACTAGAACGAGCTTATAAACAGTATCTAAAACAACAGTTTGATATTGATTTTAATCAGCTATTGACGATTACAAATTTACCCATCGGACGCACGAAATCTTACTTACAGCAGAAAAAACTAGAAAATTCTTATTTAGAATTTTTGGAATTTAACTATAATCCTGAAACGGTGTCCCATTTAATGTGTCGGAATCAATTATCGATTGATTATCAAGGTTATATTTATGATTGTGATTTTAATCAAATGGAAAATATTCCCGCCCGAAATTCCTCTGGAAAACCCTTAATAGTCAGTGATTTATTAGAGGCTAAGGATTTAGATTTAATTGAAACTGTACAAACTGCTTCCTATTGTTATGGATGTACGGCTGGGTGTGGTTCGAGTTGTGGGGGGGCTTTAATTTAA
- the dusB gene encoding tRNA dihydrouridine synthase DusB codes for MSVLSAELKQHLSTPLKIGTVEVNSRVLQSPLSGVTDLVFRRLVRRYAPDSMMYTEMVHASEVCHVQRRPKMMEIDPNERPISIQLFDCRPNFLADAAQKAVQEGADTIDINMGCPVNKITKNGGGSSLLRQPEIAETIVRSVVEAVDVPVTVKTRIGWSDEEITILDFARRMQDAGAKMITIHARTRAQGYNGQAKWDWIRQVKEQLRIPVIANGDIFSVETAIQCLQQTGADGVMCSRGTLGYPFLVGEIDYFLKTGILKTPPSVIERLQCAKEHLQALWDYKGQRGIYQSRKHLTWYAKGFPGAQELRDHLAKIETLAQGWQLLDNAINQLARNSFVA; via the coding sequence ATGTCTGTTCTCTCAGCCGAATTAAAACAACATTTATCCACACCCCTGAAAATTGGCACAGTAGAAGTCAATAGTCGGGTGTTACAATCCCCCCTATCCGGTGTCACAGACTTGGTATTTCGGCGTTTGGTGCGTCGCTACGCCCCGGACTCGATGATGTATACCGAAATGGTGCACGCCAGCGAGGTCTGTCATGTTCAGAGACGACCTAAAATGATGGAGATTGACCCGAATGAACGCCCCATCAGTATTCAACTGTTTGACTGTCGCCCCAATTTTTTAGCCGATGCCGCTCAAAAAGCCGTTCAGGAAGGGGCCGATACCATTGATATTAATATGGGGTGTCCGGTGAATAAAATTACTAAAAATGGGGGCGGGTCTTCGTTATTGCGACAACCGGAAATCGCGGAAACCATTGTCCGGTCAGTGGTTGAGGCGGTGGATGTGCCTGTCACCGTAAAAACTCGGATTGGTTGGAGCGATGAAGAAATCACGATTTTGGATTTTGCCCGTAGAATGCAGGATGCGGGAGCAAAAATGATCACCATTCACGCTCGGACACGCGCCCAAGGTTACAACGGTCAGGCAAAATGGGACTGGATTCGACAGGTTAAGGAACAGTTAAGGATTCCCGTGATTGCTAATGGCGATATTTTTTCAGTGGAAACAGCGATTCAATGTTTACAACAAACGGGGGCTGATGGGGTGATGTGTTCACGGGGAACCCTGGGTTATCCGTTTTTAGTGGGAGAAATTGACTATTTTCTGAAAACCGGAATATTGAAAACACCGCCCTCAGTAATTGAACGGTTGCAATGTGCAAAAGAACACCTGCAAGCGTTATGGGACTATAAAGGACAACGGGGAATTTATCAATCTCGAAAGCATTTAACCTGGTATGCTAAAGGGTTTCCTGGGGCGCAGGAATTACGGGATCATTTGGCCAAAATTGAAACCTTAGCCCAAGGATGGCAATTATTAGATAATGCTATAAATCAGTTAGCTCGGAACAGTTTTGTTGCCTAG
- a CDS encoding PAS domain-containing protein, with the protein MFQFFKAFFENIMILPGFSPSCYPNAVSNIPIQPYILGSEWLIIVAHYSLALLLINRRQTLPELQISQNLPSTSGLSRVLKPFSFKSSNWQLPLKLWPVLAFGLIADGTLHLMHLLRWRYPLNLGLGVGQGVITFLFLLSVGGLIRMLTPSSPGSSPAIQSVTPLISCDLCQHKIAASQNYSTLDKLRLNFSNLFKLDAAFPFKLDPMEEVLKLTKFSIDKAADAIFWVGEDGHILYVNDAACRSLGYGPEELLNLTIHDINPDFPESSWSLHWKILRRCGSLNIEARHRTKHNRVFPVEITISHLNFNGKEYQCAFARDISDRKQIERTLRERQGEFRSLVSNIPGAVYRGILEQDRLMVFLSQGIEVITGYPAADFIQNRVRSFNSIIHPDDIAKVKGKIQVSLEARQPYILEYRLIAVDGTIHWVYEKGQVISTEEGSTCWLNGAIFDITEKRQASEALKASEERLKLALAGTDQGLWDWNLVTGEVYFSPQWSLMLGYETNQIQGKARSWLKLVHPEDRDQVVEVLKQHLEGKTLFCEMEHRMLSRSGEWKWILNHGKVVVRNEHQQPIRMTGTVKDISDRKQTEAALRQSEARERAKAEQLELTLRELGQAQAQLIQTEKLSSLGQLVAGIAHEINNPITFIYGNITYASQYIQDLLQLIALYQQYYPQPVAEIQHHQETIELDFILDDLPKILASMEVGTNRIREIVLSLRNFSRLDEADMKPVNIHDGLDNTLLILQHRLRPQGGNPREKWNPPIQVIKEYGNLPKTECYPGQLNQVFMNVISNAIDALLEGESKFIHPPQCLNSPAPGWHIPSSSPTIRIHTELNEINRVVIRITDNGNGMTERVKHRLFEPFFTTKPVGKGTGLGLAISYQIIAKHQGKLLCYSEPGKGTEFVIELPLKQEFRQNSNLRLEVQSSTA; encoded by the coding sequence ATGTTTCAATTTTTTAAAGCCTTTTTTGAAAATATCATGATTTTACCGGGATTTTCGCCATCCTGTTACCCGAATGCTGTTAGCAATATTCCCATACAACCGTATATTCTCGGTTCAGAATGGCTGATTATTGTAGCTCACTACAGTTTAGCATTGTTGCTGATTAACCGTCGGCAAACCCTCCCTGAACTACAGATATCCCAGAATTTACCGTCAACCTCCGGGCTGAGTCGAGTCCTGAAACCCTTTTCCTTCAAGTCTTCAAACTGGCAACTCCCCTTGAAACTTTGGCCGGTTTTAGCATTCGGTTTAATCGCTGATGGCACCCTACATCTGATGCACCTGTTGAGGTGGAGGTATCCTCTCAATTTGGGTTTAGGCGTGGGTCAAGGAGTGATCACGTTCCTATTTTTACTCAGTGTGGGGGGATTAATTCGGATGCTCACTCCCTCCTCCCCTGGGAGTTCCCCAGCGATACAATCCGTTACCCCTTTAATTTCTTGTGATCTTTGTCAACATAAAATAGCCGCCTCTCAAAACTATTCCACATTAGATAAACTGCGATTAAATTTTTCAAATTTGTTTAAACTGGATGCTGCTTTTCCGTTTAAATTAGATCCTATGGAAGAAGTTTTAAAACTGACTAAATTTTCCATTGATAAAGCTGCCGATGCTATTTTTTGGGTCGGAGAAGATGGACATATTTTATATGTCAATGATGCGGCTTGTCGTTCTTTGGGGTATGGGCCAGAAGAATTATTAAATCTAACGATTCATGATATTAACCCGGATTTTCCTGAATCTTCTTGGTCATTACATTGGAAAATTTTAAGACGTTGCGGTTCTTTGAATATTGAAGCTCGGCATCGTACTAAACATAACCGGGTTTTTCCCGTTGAAATTACGATTAGTCATCTGAATTTTAATGGTAAAGAATATCAATGTGCCTTTGCACGAGATATTAGCGATCGCAAACAAATTGAACGGACATTACGCGAACGTCAAGGAGAATTTCGTTCCTTAGTTTCTAATATTCCCGGTGCAGTTTATCGAGGGATTTTGGAACAGGATCGGCTGATGGTTTTTCTCAGTCAAGGAATTGAAGTTATTACCGGATATCCGGCCGCAGATTTTATTCAAAATCGAGTCCGATCCTTTAATAGTATTATTCATCCTGATGATATCGCTAAAGTCAAGGGAAAAATTCAGGTGAGTTTGGAAGCTCGACAGCCTTATATTTTAGAATACCGCTTAATTGCTGTGGATGGAACTATTCACTGGGTTTATGAAAAAGGACAAGTTATTTCGACCGAAGAAGGTTCAACTTGTTGGTTAAATGGGGCAATTTTTGATATTACAGAAAAGCGCCAAGCCTCGGAAGCCTTGAAAGCCAGTGAAGAACGATTAAAGTTAGCCTTAGCCGGAACTGATCAAGGATTATGGGATTGGAATTTAGTCACTGGAGAGGTTTATTTTAGTCCTCAATGGAGTTTGATGTTAGGGTATGAAACCAACCAAATTCAAGGGAAAGCTAGATCTTGGTTAAAGTTAGTTCATCCCGAAGATCGAGATCAAGTGGTTGAAGTTCTCAAACAACATTTAGAGGGAAAAACCCTGTTTTGTGAAATGGAACATCGAATGTTAAGCCGTTCGGGAGAATGGAAATGGATTCTGAATCATGGTAAAGTTGTGGTGCGGAATGAACATCAACAACCGATTCGGATGACGGGAACGGTTAAAGATATTAGCGATCGCAAACAAACAGAAGCCGCTTTACGTCAATCCGAAGCCAGAGAACGCGCTAAAGCGGAACAATTAGAACTGACTTTAAGAGAATTAGGACAAGCTCAAGCTCAACTGATTCAAACCGAAAAATTATCCAGTTTAGGTCAATTAGTCGCCGGAATTGCCCATGAAATTAATAACCCGATCACGTTTATTTATGGCAACATTACTTATGCCAGTCAATATATTCAAGACTTGTTGCAATTAATCGCCCTTTATCAACAGTATTATCCCCAACCTGTGGCGGAAATTCAACATCATCAAGAAACCATTGAGTTAGATTTTATTCTCGATGATTTACCCAAAATTTTAGCCTCGATGGAAGTGGGAACTAACCGAATTAGAGAAATTGTGCTGTCACTTCGTAATTTTTCCCGGTTGGATGAAGCCGATATGAAACCCGTTAATATTCATGATGGCTTGGACAATACTTTATTGATTTTACAACATCGGCTTCGCCCCCAAGGAGGAAACCCCAGAGAAAAATGGAATCCTCCCATTCAAGTGATTAAAGAGTATGGTAACTTACCGAAAACTGAATGTTATCCCGGTCAGTTGAATCAAGTTTTTATGAATGTGATCAGTAATGCCATTGATGCTTTATTAGAAGGAGAATCTAAGTTTATTCATCCTCCCCAATGCCTGAATTCTCCGGCTCCGGGATGGCATATTCCCTCCAGTTCTCCCACCATTCGGATTCACACAGAATTAAATGAAATCAACCGAGTTGTGATCCGAATTACTGACAATGGAAATGGCATGACAGAACGGGTAAAACACCGTTTATTTGAACCTTTTTTTACCACAAAACCTGTGGGAAAGGGAACAGGTTTAGGATTAGCAATTAGTTATCAAATTATTGCCAAACATCAGGGGAAACTGCTCTGCTATTCTGAACCGGGAAAAGGAACAGAATTTGTCATCGAATTGCCTTTAAAGCAAGAGTTCAGACAAAATTCAAATTTACGCTTAGAAGTACAGTCCTCTACTGCTTGA
- a CDS encoding leucyl aminopeptidase, with translation MEFKATNTSPLEWAGDVLALGLFEDQIELTGDFATLDDQLAGTLKELIEEAEFKGKADSSVSTRVGGNSPIRKVILVGLGKSESFKLDSLRRASASIAKTAKSLKGKSVGVSLPVFETPEITAQAITEGVELALYQDTRFKSEPDEKAHKIEQIELLGLAGTEAAITRAQKICSGVILARELVAAPANEINPVTMAEMAQSLANEYGFEIKILEKEDCEQLGMGAFLGVAQASDLPPKFIHLIYRPEGSPRRKLAIIGKGLTFDSGGLNLKPSGSGIEMMKMDMGGAAATFGAAKAIGQLKPDVEVHFISAVTENMISGRAMHPGDFLKASNGKTIEVNNTDAEGRLTLADALVFTDKLGVDAMIDLATLTGACVVALGDDIAGLWSPDEHLAMELETASKTSGEKLWRMPLEEKYFEGLKAMHADMKNTGPRAGGSITAALFLKQFVDKTPWAHLDVAGPVWADKDNGYNNAGATGYGVRMLVNWVLS, from the coding sequence ATGGAATTTAAAGCAACGAACACATCCCCTTTAGAGTGGGCCGGAGATGTCCTCGCCCTGGGTTTATTTGAAGATCAGATAGAATTAACCGGGGACTTTGCCACCTTAGATGATCAACTGGCTGGAACCTTAAAAGAGTTAATTGAAGAAGCTGAATTTAAGGGAAAAGCCGATAGTAGTGTCTCTACTCGTGTGGGTGGAAATAGCCCAATTCGCAAAGTGATTTTAGTCGGTTTGGGTAAATCAGAGAGCTTCAAATTAGACAGCTTACGTCGAGCATCAGCGAGTATCGCCAAAACCGCTAAATCCCTCAAAGGTAAAAGCGTTGGGGTGAGCTTACCTGTTTTTGAAACCCCAGAAATCACCGCCCAAGCGATTACCGAAGGGGTAGAATTAGCCTTATATCAAGATACTCGATTTAAGTCTGAACCCGATGAAAAAGCGCACAAAATTGAACAGATTGAATTATTAGGTTTAGCTGGAACAGAAGCCGCTATTACTCGCGCCCAAAAAATCTGTTCTGGAGTGATTTTAGCACGGGAATTAGTCGCCGCCCCTGCTAACGAAATTAACCCGGTTACAATGGCAGAAATGGCACAATCCTTAGCCAACGAATACGGGTTTGAAATTAAAATTCTGGAAAAAGAAGACTGTGAACAATTAGGAATGGGTGCTTTTTTAGGAGTCGCCCAAGCTTCGGATTTACCGCCTAAATTTATTCATTTAATCTATCGTCCTGAAGGAAGCCCTCGCCGCAAATTAGCCATTATTGGCAAAGGATTAACCTTTGATTCTGGGGGGTTGAATTTGAAACCCAGTGGGAGCGGTATTGAAATGATGAAAATGGATATGGGAGGGGCGGCGGCAACCTTTGGCGCTGCTAAAGCCATTGGTCAATTAAAACCCGATGTGGAAGTGCATTTTATTAGTGCTGTCACCGAAAATATGATTAGTGGTCGCGCCATGCACCCTGGAGATTTTCTTAAAGCTTCTAATGGCAAAACCATTGAAGTTAATAATACTGATGCGGAAGGACGGTTAACGTTAGCTGATGCCCTCGTTTTTACAGACAAATTAGGGGTAGATGCTATGATTGATTTAGCCACATTAACTGGCGCCTGCGTGGTTGCTTTGGGAGATGATATTGCTGGGTTATGGAGTCCCGATGAACACCTAGCAATGGAGTTAGAAACGGCCTCCAAAACATCAGGGGAAAAACTCTGGCGGATGCCCTTAGAAGAGAAATATTTTGAAGGGTTAAAAGCTATGCACGCTGATATGAAAAATACCGGGCCGAGGGCTGGCGGATCAATTACTGCGGCGTTATTCCTGAAACAATTTGTAGATAAAACTCCTTGGGCGCATTTAGATGTCGCTGGCCCGGTTTGGGCAGATAAAGACAATGGCTACAATAATGCCGGGGCGACGGGTTACGGGGTGAGAATGTTAGTTAACTGGGTCTTAAGTTAG
- a CDS encoding ion transporter, whose protein sequence is MPSLHPESRLLIVWEALIVLVTLYNCFTIPFRMAFNATISDNWFSLDGLADLILIIDIFLRFHIGYMKEGEVIKDKNQISQHYRNTDFKSNVIASLPLDTLVYLFLPKASLILIGLCRIPRLLRFPQCFLIFRKWENNVYFNSAVIRMFELFFIVFLIDHWIACLWFFIGNSTGQSGESWLQSNNLHLENTTTQYLYSFYWSITTLTTIGYGDITPQNNIELIFTFVVMFVGVSLYAFVIGNVAAVISNLDANKNRFRDKLGQVQAYMWERKIPPSLQKNVLDYYQYMWEYNRDVSLDFYLLDELPNSLKTKIYCYLYQELLSKVPIFQNAEPCFIEDLVMKLKPRILPPYDYVIREDQIGHEMYFVKRGQLQAFSEKTGKVYTVMMAGSFFGEIALLYDSRRTASVKTLTYCELFVLYKEDFDKVLENYPQFSAKVKEIAQQRYQMRD, encoded by the coding sequence ATGCCGTCTTTACACCCAGAATCAAGACTCCTGATTGTCTGGGAAGCCTTAATTGTTTTAGTGACCCTCTATAACTGTTTTACGATTCCCTTTCGCATGGCGTTTAATGCCACAATCTCTGACAATTGGTTTTCGTTAGATGGTCTAGCAGATTTGATTTTAATTATAGATATTTTTTTACGCTTTCATATTGGCTATATGAAGGAAGGAGAAGTTATTAAAGATAAAAATCAAATTAGTCAGCATTATCGAAATACAGACTTTAAATCCAATGTAATCGCTAGTTTACCCCTAGATACTTTAGTCTATTTATTTTTACCCAAGGCTTCTCTAATTTTAATCGGTTTATGCCGAATTCCAAGACTGTTAAGATTTCCCCAATGTTTTTTAATTTTCAGAAAATGGGAGAATAATGTTTATTTTAATTCGGCTGTTATTCGGATGTTTGAGTTATTCTTTATTGTCTTTTTAATTGATCATTGGATTGCTTGTTTGTGGTTTTTTATTGGAAATTCAACCGGACAATCTGGAGAGTCTTGGCTTCAAAGTAATAATCTGCACTTAGAAAATACAACGACACAATATTTATATTCCTTCTATTGGTCAATTACAACCTTAACAACTATAGGCTATGGGGATATTACTCCTCAAAATAATATTGAACTAATCTTTACCTTTGTAGTAATGTTTGTGGGGGTATCGCTGTATGCCTTTGTGATTGGAAATGTGGCGGCAGTCATTTCTAATTTAGATGCTAATAAAAACCGATTTCGAGATAAATTGGGTCAAGTTCAAGCCTATATGTGGGAACGAAAAATCCCTCCTTCCTTACAAAAAAATGTCTTGGATTATTATCAATATATGTGGGAATATAATCGAGATGTGTCCCTAGATTTTTACTTATTAGATGAACTTCCTAACTCACTTAAAACAAAAATTTATTGTTATCTCTATCAAGAACTTTTATCAAAAGTCCCGATATTTCAAAACGCTGAACCCTGTTTTATTGAAGATTTAGTCATGAAATTAAAACCGAGAATTCTTCCCCCTTATGATTATGTAATTCGGGAAGATCAAATTGGGCATGAAATGTATTTTGTGAAACGAGGACAATTACAAGCCTTTTCTGAAAAAACCGGAAAAGTTTATACAGTGATGATGGCAGGTTCTTTTTTTGGTGAAATTGCCTTACTCTACGATAGTCGTCGCACCGCTTCGGTAAAAACTTTAACTTACTGTGAGTTATTTGTTCTCTATAAAGAAGACTTTGATAAAGTCCTAGAAAATTATCCCCAATTTTCAGCAAAAGTTAAAGAAATTGCTCAACAACGCTATCAAATGCGAGATTAG
- a CDS encoding 2OG-Fe(II) oxygenase — MDSLTPTPSIQDISVTLLLLGGYQYGITLPSNSPLLLNLLNAVVHRTEKNQDEPPKLFQIPVNGQQQALWFSSDSLVGVITEPPIFIKTQTPVLPATPKGEIFNIKYWQIDNFLSPEEHHKLLDYALKHEQEFQLTGPATNTSDYPEHRDSLVLYYSPDFADIILNRVKAVFWKALEKLNIPPFPITHIDAQLTAHNQGHYFRVHNDNGSERDETRTLTYVYYFYQEPKAFTGGELVMYDTKWEGQYAYSKLENFQTIEPLNNRVIFFYSGLMHEVLPVHCPSKQFADSRFTVNGWIRK, encoded by the coding sequence ATGGACAGTTTAACACCAACGCCATCCATTCAAGATATTAGCGTTACCTTGCTTCTTCTCGGTGGCTATCAATATGGAATCACATTACCCTCTAACTCGCCCTTACTATTAAATTTATTGAATGCTGTGGTTCATCGGACAGAAAAAAATCAAGATGAACCGCCTAAACTGTTTCAAATTCCTGTCAATGGACAGCAGCAGGCGTTATGGTTTTCTAGTGATTCTTTAGTGGGAGTAATTACAGAACCCCCTATTTTTATTAAAACTCAAACTCCTGTTCTTCCTGCTACACCTAAAGGGGAAATTTTTAACATTAAATATTGGCAAATTGATAATTTTTTATCCCCAGAAGAACATCACAAACTTCTCGATTATGCCTTAAAACACGAGCAGGAATTTCAATTAACTGGCCCCGCAACGAATACATCAGACTATCCTGAACATCGGGATTCTCTGGTGTTGTATTATTCTCCAGATTTTGCCGATATTATTCTAAATCGAGTTAAGGCTGTGTTCTGGAAAGCATTGGAAAAACTCAATATTCCTCCCTTTCCTATTACTCATATTGATGCTCAACTCACCGCCCATAATCAGGGTCATTATTTCCGGGTTCATAATGATAATGGTTCTGAACGAGATGAAACTCGAACCTTAACCTATGTTTATTATTTCTATCAAGAACCGAAAGCATTTACAGGAGGAGAGTTAGTGATGTATGATACGAAATGGGAAGGTCAATATGCGTATTCAAAATTAGAGAATTTTCAAACAATAGAACCCCTCAATAATCGAGTTATCTTTTTTTATAGTGGTTTAATGCACGAAGTTTTACCCGTTCATTGTCCCTCTAAACAGTTCGCCGATAGTCGATTTACAGTGAATGGTTGGATTAGGAAATAA
- the argF gene encoding ornithine carbamoyltransferase — translation METLKGRDFLSLADVSIDELHFLLDLATKLKSGMVKLRRNKVLGLMFSKASTRTRVSFTVAMYQLGGQVIDLNPNVTQVSRGEPLVDTARVLDRYLDIMAIRTFEQKDLETFANYAEIPVINALTDREHPCQVLADLMTVQECFGTLENLTLSYFGDGANNMAHSLLLGCAMVGMNVRIGTPANYLPDADIVEQAKSIAQGKTEVIVTDDPIEAAKGADVVYTDVWASMGQEEEARARIPLFQPYQVNAKLMEKTAENSIVLHCLPAHRDEEITDEVIEGSKSKVWDEAENRMHVQKALLAVLLGDD, via the coding sequence ATGGAAACCTTAAAAGGACGAGATTTTTTAAGTTTAGCGGATGTTAGTATCGACGAACTTCATTTTTTATTAGATTTAGCCACCAAATTAAAATCAGGAATGGTTAAATTGCGTCGCAATAAAGTTTTAGGATTAATGTTTTCTAAAGCTTCAACCCGAACCCGTGTTAGTTTTACTGTTGCCATGTATCAATTAGGGGGGCAAGTGATTGATTTAAACCCCAATGTTACCCAGGTGAGTCGCGGCGAACCCTTAGTTGATACGGCTAGGGTATTAGATCGCTATTTAGATATTATGGCAATTCGTACCTTTGAACAAAAGGATTTAGAAACCTTTGCCAATTATGCTGAAATTCCCGTAATTAATGCTTTAACAGATCGGGAACATCCCTGTCAAGTCTTAGCGGATTTAATGACCGTTCAGGAATGTTTTGGAACCTTAGAAAATTTGACTTTAAGTTATTTTGGCGATGGGGCTAATAATATGGCTCATTCGTTATTATTAGGCTGTGCAATGGTAGGAATGAACGTTAGAATTGGCACCCCTGCTAATTATTTACCCGATGCTGATATTGTTGAACAAGCGAAAAGTATTGCTCAGGGAAAAACAGAAGTCATTGTTACAGATGATCCCATTGAAGCGGCAAAAGGGGCTGATGTTGTTTATACAGATGTTTGGGCAAGTATGGGACAGGAAGAAGAAGCCAGAGCCCGAATTCCTCTATTTCAGCCTTATCAAGTTAATGCTAAATTAATGGAAAAAACCGCCGAGAATTCGATTGTTTTACATTGTTTACCCGCCCATCGGGATGAAGAAATTACTGATGAAGTGATTGAAGGTTCAAAATCAAAAGTTTGGGATGAAGCTGAAAATAGAATGCACGTTCAAAAGGCATTATTAGCCGTATTATTAGGGGATGATTAA
- a CDS encoding helix-turn-helix domain-containing protein yields MLRQSDVARILGVSHQRVSQLRLRHRIEFAWDENVGTWVTTTEEVEHFLERRAQRSAVVCSQETSFSK; encoded by the coding sequence ATGTTAAGACAGTCTGATGTAGCGCGAATTTTAGGGGTTTCTCATCAACGAGTCTCTCAATTGAGACTCAGACATCGCATTGAGTTTGCTTGGGATGAGAACGTAGGAACCTGGGTAACAACAACAGAAGAAGTTGAGCATTTCTTAGAGCGCCGAGCCCAACGTTCTGCTGTTGTTTGTAGTCAAGAAACCTCCTTTTCCAAATAG